In Zhaonella formicivorans, one DNA window encodes the following:
- the mnmH gene encoding tRNA 2-selenouridine(34) synthase MnmH, whose translation MIKNIAIDEALAKDNAIFIDVRSPQEFAEDSLPFAYNIPLLDDEQRSRVGITYKHQGSTEARQLGMELIAGQIPEKIKKIKELAQGKELILYCWRGGMRSKAMCELLDLAGIPSYRLIGGYKAFRKHVNEFFSRTELSQQFFVIYGLTGVGKSEIIQRLQRLNVAAIDLEKLANHRGSVFGSVGLGDQPSQKKFETALYTALRAFRNEQAIVVEGESRKIGKLTIPALFFDAMQNGYRILVYDSLQNRIKRICQEYMQGPDRNLLALEKSLSFLQRRIGKVKVEKLTEQLRSGEYMQVVKDLLVNYYDVLYRHPDQPSAEYDLSVNSGNVEQAAEEIRRFIHLKSLGKGG comes from the coding sequence ATGATTAAAAATATCGCAATAGATGAAGCTTTAGCTAAAGATAACGCAATTTTTATTGATGTGCGCTCGCCACAGGAATTTGCCGAGGACTCTTTGCCTTTTGCCTATAATATACCGCTTCTGGATGACGAGCAAAGATCCAGGGTAGGGATAACGTATAAACACCAAGGTTCGACAGAAGCCCGGCAACTCGGTATGGAATTAATTGCTGGTCAAATTCCCGAAAAGATTAAGAAAATTAAAGAACTTGCTCAAGGGAAAGAGCTTATTTTATATTGCTGGCGTGGAGGTATGCGCAGCAAAGCCATGTGCGAACTGCTGGATTTGGCAGGCATACCAAGTTACCGCCTAATCGGGGGATACAAAGCATTTCGTAAACATGTAAACGAATTTTTTTCCCGCACTGAACTAAGCCAACAATTTTTTGTTATTTATGGGTTAACCGGGGTTGGTAAAAGTGAAATTATCCAAAGACTGCAGAGGTTAAACGTAGCAGCAATAGATTTGGAAAAATTAGCCAACCATCGTGGCTCTGTGTTTGGTAGCGTGGGACTAGGAGATCAACCTAGTCAAAAGAAGTTCGAAACTGCATTATACACAGCTCTGCGAGCTTTCCGCAACGAGCAGGCTATTGTAGTCGAAGGGGAAAGCAGGAAAATCGGTAAGTTAACAATACCGGCCCTTTTCTTTGACGCTATGCAAAATGGTTATCGCATCCTGGTCTACGATAGCCTGCAGAATCGAATCAAACGAATTTGTCAGGAATACATGCAGGGGCCTGATCGAAATCTATTAGCGCTGGAAAAATCCCTAAGCTTTTTACAGCGGCGAATAGGTAAAGTAAAGGTGGAGAAGTTGACTGAGCAGCTAAGATCTGGAGAGTATATGCAAGTTGTAAAGGATCTGTTGGTAAATTATTATGACGTGCTTTATCGACACCCCGACCAGCCTTCTGCAGAATATGATTTGTCCGTGAATAGTGGCAATGTTGAACAAGCAGCGGAGGAAATTAGAAGGTTTATCCACTTAAAATCCCTTGGTAAAGGAGGTTAG